TTGAACTTGACTCTGAACAAGAACTTCATGTTAAAGTATACCCTAACCCCGCAAGCGAATACTGTATAGTTGACGGAATGAAAAGCGGAGATTACGCCATTATTAATTCTTCAGGATGCAAATTAATTTCAGGCAAAATTGATGGGGTTACCACTGTTGATATCAGTAATTTAAGCGCCGGAATCTATTTTATTGAACTTAGTGAGGGAAACATGCGTAGAGTACAAACGATTGTAATAGAATAATTTTGACATGCGAATAAGATTACTTTTTTACCTGACACTCCTTGTATGCGCTTCTGGATCGGTGTTGGCACAAAGTCAAAACATCTGGACAAAAAAGGCAAATTTTGGAGGTTTGAAGCGAGAACGCGCTGTTAGTTTTTCAATTGATAACTACGGTTACGTTGCAACCGGAGAAGATACTGTGAACATGACACATAATGATTTGTGGCGTTATGACCCTGAATTAGATGTGTGGACACAAATGGCTGATTTACCCGGTTCAACACGAAGAAACGCAGTGGGCTTTGCACTAGAAGGGAGAGGATACGTAGGGACAGGAATGGATAGTTCAGAATCCTCTATGGGTAATCCTTTAAATGATTTTTGGCAATATGATCCTTTGGCAAATTCATGGATACAGAAAGCAAATTATCCCGGTGCCGGAGGTTGGGGTGTTTATTACGCAGGGTCTTTCACTGCTGATGGTAAAGGATATGTAACCTGTGGTAAATATGGTCCATCAGCATATGCTTTTGATTTGTGGGAGTATAAACCAACCACAGATACTTGGACACAAAGAGCAAATTTTCCCGGTGGTGTGAGATATGCTGTCACAGCGCTATCTATTGAAAACAAAGGCTATGTAGGGATGGGCATTGATCAAGATTTGTACCGAAAAGATTGGTGGGAATATGATCCAGCTTCAAATATCTGGACTGAAAAAACTGATATACCAGGCACTGAGCGCGGGGCAGCAAGTACATTTACCCTTGGTAGCAAGGGCTTTATTGTGTTTGGTGGTGATGGTGGATTTAAAGATGAATTGTGGGAGTATAATCCTTTTTCTGATTCATGGAATATTCGGTCTAATTTTCCGGGAGGTGAACGCCGTAATGGTATTGCCATGGCAATTGGTAACAAGGGGTACGCAGGTATTGGCAAAGGACCATCCGGCATAAGACAAAACTTTTATGAGTACTCACCTATTCTTCCGCTGGAAACATCAGATTTTGAAATGATTCATGTAGATGTTTACCCAAATCCGGCAAGTGAATATGTTCAGGTTTTTATTCAAAATGAAATGTACAAAGGCCGCTTAGTTATTATAAGTCAAAAAGGTGAATTAGTGAAGTCAATCCTAGTAGATTCTCAGACATATACTTTCTCTTCTGCTGATTTTGACTCAGCTACTTATTATATCATCCTGATTGATTGTGAAAATAATCTTGTTGCTAAATCCTCATTTACCTTTATCTGATGCATAAAATTATTCTTCCATATCTCATATTTTCATTGCAAGCATCTGCTCAAAATACTTGGATTCAAATGGATTCATTGAATGGTCCGGGTCGCTCTACTGCTTCTGCTTTTGTATTAAATGATGATGCTTATGTGCTTACCGGATTAGATGAGTTCGGCTTTAAAAGAAGCATGGTGTCTTATGATATTTCTCAAAATGATTGGGATGATGAATTGAGCTTGGGAGGTGATGCGGGGGACGGTTTAAACCGGGGATCAGCAGTTGCTTTTAATGTGGGTGGATTTGGCTTTTGTGGCTTAGGAACAGGAAGCGCAGATTATTTTAAAGATTTCTGGAAATTTGATCCGGTTTCAAATTCATGGACACAAGTGGCAGACTTTGAAGGAAGTGCACGCAGAGAAGCCGCAGCTTTTGTTGTTGGTCAAATAGCTTATGTTGGTTCGGGTCAAGATGCTGATGGACTCACGAGTGATTTTTACGCTTACGATCATCTTACTAATACATGGTCTGCTATTTCTGATTTTCCTGGTACAGCAAGACGAGACGCAGTTGGATTTGCAATGGGAGGCCAAGGTTATTTTGGAACAGGTGTTGACGCCTCAACATATAAGAATGATTTCTGGGCATATTATCCGTTAACAGATACTTGGTTGCAAAAAGCTGACTTTCCCGGCACGCCAAGGCATGGCTCAATAGGTTTTGGCATGTTCCCGACGGCTTTTGTTGGTATGGGCGAAGACAACACTTTTACCTATAAAAAAGATATTTGGGAGTATAATTATTTTGGCGATGTATGGACTCAACGGGCCAATTTTCCTGGCCCCGGAAGAGCGCAGGCAATTGCAGTGGTTATTGAAGGACGGGCATTTGTTGGTACCGGATACAATGGCACTTTTTTAGATGATTTTTACGAGTATGTTCCCTTGTTATCGCTTGATCAAAATAATTCAGTTGAAATCCAACTCTTCCCAAACCCCGTGGTTGACATATTGACTTTGTCTGGTTATTTGAATACGATCAGTGCTATTCAAGTGCTCAACGAAAAAGGCCAAATCATTGAACGTATTGATATTGTAGAAAACTCATCAGATCTTGTGAATATTGGGGTGAATCATTTGCCCGCAGGTATTTATTTTGTACAAATTATATCTGATAATCAAACTAGCTCAGTATGCAAATTTGTAAAAGCCTAGTTCCTGCACTCGCAGTATTAGGTCTCGTCGTTAATTCTTGTCAGCAAGCAGAAACAGATCATACCATACCTGTTTCAACACAAAGCCACGAATTAGAAAATACCAACATACCCGATTCTGCTGACACTCTATTATCTTATACTTACTCAGTATTTGAAACAGATGGATTAGGCTGGGGATATAAAATATTTGAAAATGGAACATTAATTATCAACCAGCCACACATTCCTGCTGTTGCAGGTAGTCAAGGGTTTTCAACATCTGAGAAGGCCGAGCTAACAGCCAAGTTTGCAATTCACAAAATGGAGCTGGGCTTCATTCCTCCTACTATTTCAGTTGCAGAATTGGATAGTCTTGAAGTATTGAATTAACATTTTTTTTGAGCTGTTAATAACTTCAAAGTATTCTTTTCAACAGCATTTCACAGGCAAAATCAACCACTGTGAATATCTATTATTTGTTACCACACGTTGGTTGTGCATAGTTTTGTGGCATGCAAACACCAGACAAAATATTAAAAGAACAATTCGGATACCACAGCTTCAGACCACTTCAACGAGAAATTATTGAACATGTCATCAGCGGACAAGATGCCTTAGTAATTATGCCGACAGGCGGCGGTAAATCAATTTGTTTTCAAATACCCGCACTCATGAAGGAGCATGTTACTTTGGTGATTTCGCCTCTTATTTCCTTAATGAAAGATCAAGTTGACACTTTAACAGCAAATGGTGTTAACGCAGCTTATTACAATAGTTCTATCAGTGAATATGAGAAGGCAAATATCATAGAATCTGCGTTTAACGGTCAATTAAAACTTTTGTATATATCGCCTGAATCTCTTGTGGTTGCTTTTCAGTCTTGGTTAAGAAAATTGACGATATCACTTTTGGTAATTGATGAAGCTCACTGCGTTTCCATGTGGGGCCATGATTTCAGACCTGAGTATGCACAAATAGATCAGATTCGGAATTATTATGCGCATGTGCCTGCTATGGCAGTGACCGCAACAGCAGACAAAGTCACACGAAAGGACATCAGCGCAAGACTTGGATTGAAAAATCCACAAACATTTTTAGCATCTTTTGCCCGTCCAAATCTCAGTCTTGCAGTTAGAGCACAGGTGACAAAAAGTAAAAAAGAATCTGAAATAATTCGGTTTATTCAGTCTCGGCCGGGAGCCTCAGGTATATATTATTGTTTATCGCGCAAAGAGACTGAAAGTTGGTCGGCGTTGTTTAATGCAGCCGGTATTAATTCTAAGTTTTATCACGCGGGTATGTCTTCTAGTGACCGAGATACGGTTCAGGACGCTTTTATCAAAGATGATGTGCAAGTAATTTGTGCAACCATAGCTTTTGGTATGGGTATAGATAAATCTAACGTTCGGTGGATAATACATAATAATCTTCCAAAAAATATTGAAGGTTACTACCAGGAGATCGGTCGTGCCGGGCGCGATGGTCTTCCTGCTGATACAGTCCTCTATTACAATTACCGCGATGTCGTTCTATTAAAAGATTTTGTTGAGGACTCAGATTTTAAAGAAGTATATCATGAGAAAATAAAACGAATGTTGCATTACGCTGAAGCAAGTTCGTGCAGAAGAAATATCATACTGTCTTATTTTGGAGAAGCATCACATGAGCCATGCGGAAACTGTGATAATTGCCTCTCTCCTGCTCCTTCTATTGATGCAACAGTCATTGCACAGAAAGCACTTTCGGCTGTTAGTCGTTGTGCAGAATCAGTTGGTATAAATTTACTGATTGGTGTTCTTCGCGGAGCTAAAACTGCTGATGTTTTTGAGAGAAAACTTGATAAAATAAAAACCTATGGCGCCGGCAAAGAATTCAGCTTTAATGCATGGCAATATTATTTGAATCAATTAGTCAATCTGGGATATTTAGAAATTGCGTATGATGATCACATGAATTTAAAGCTTACCCCTGTCAGCGAATTAGTACTCAAGCATGGTGGTAAAGTAGAAATGGCAGAATTCACCGAGAAAGAATTGAAAACAGCCTCGAGTAAACCTGAGCATCATAAGCAAGAGGTTGATCTGGGATTATTAGAAGAATTGAAAAACTGGCGACGTGAAAAAGCCAAAGCTTCAGGTGTGCCAGCCTATGTCATTCTGCATGATGCCACCCTGCAGGAATTGGCTGCCAGGCGCCCGCATTCTCTAAGTGTGCTTTCTGAGATTTCAGGAATGGGTAAAGTCAAAGTAGATCGTCTTGGTGATGAAATTATTGGAATAACTTCTAAATATCCTGAGGGTGATGCCCCGTCAACACCACAACAAAGAATTGAAAAAAAATCAACCTATGAAATGACACTTGAGCTATACAAACAAGGCTTAAATGCAGAGCAAATAGCAAAAGTCAGAAATGTTTCTACAGAAACCATTCTCGGTCATTTTGCTAAACTTTATGAAAATGGTGAATCTATTGATTTGAACAAATATGTGACAGAATTTGAAGTGAACCGCGTAAAAGAAGTTCGCAGAAAACTCAATCAAACCATGCATTTGAAACCAATTTATGACGAATTAGGTGGTGAAGTTGATTACCGAAAAATAGGACTTGCATTATCTATACTTTCAAAACAAAACTAAGCTTTGTTTCCGCCAGACAAAAGAATACCAATGGGGCGTGTTTGCTCAAACTGATTGCAAACAATCATAATTATTACTGTAATTGGTACACATAGAAACATGCC
This genomic stretch from Crocinitomicaceae bacterium harbors:
- a CDS encoding DUF4907 domain-containing protein, whose amino-acid sequence is MQICKSLVPALAVLGLVVNSCQQAETDHTIPVSTQSHELENTNIPDSADTLLSYTYSVFETDGLGWGYKIFENGTLIINQPHIPAVAGSQGFSTSEKAELTAKFAIHKMELGFIPPTISVAELDSLEVLN
- the recQ gene encoding DNA helicase RecQ, translated to MQTPDKILKEQFGYHSFRPLQREIIEHVISGQDALVIMPTGGGKSICFQIPALMKEHVTLVISPLISLMKDQVDTLTANGVNAAYYNSSISEYEKANIIESAFNGQLKLLYISPESLVVAFQSWLRKLTISLLVIDEAHCVSMWGHDFRPEYAQIDQIRNYYAHVPAMAVTATADKVTRKDISARLGLKNPQTFLASFARPNLSLAVRAQVTKSKKESEIIRFIQSRPGASGIYYCLSRKETESWSALFNAAGINSKFYHAGMSSSDRDTVQDAFIKDDVQVICATIAFGMGIDKSNVRWIIHNNLPKNIEGYYQEIGRAGRDGLPADTVLYYNYRDVVLLKDFVEDSDFKEVYHEKIKRMLHYAEASSCRRNIILSYFGEASHEPCGNCDNCLSPAPSIDATVIAQKALSAVSRCAESVGINLLIGVLRGAKTADVFERKLDKIKTYGAGKEFSFNAWQYYLNQLVNLGYLEIAYDDHMNLKLTPVSELVLKHGGKVEMAEFTEKELKTASSKPEHHKQEVDLGLLEELKNWRREKAKASGVPAYVILHDATLQELAARRPHSLSVLSEISGMGKVKVDRLGDEIIGITSKYPEGDAPSTPQQRIEKKSTYEMTLELYKQGLNAEQIAKVRNVSTETILGHFAKLYENGESIDLNKYVTEFEVNRVKEVRRKLNQTMHLKPIYDELGGEVDYRKIGLALSILSKQN
- a CDS encoding T9SS type A sorting domain-containing protein — protein: MHKIILPYLIFSLQASAQNTWIQMDSLNGPGRSTASAFVLNDDAYVLTGLDEFGFKRSMVSYDISQNDWDDELSLGGDAGDGLNRGSAVAFNVGGFGFCGLGTGSADYFKDFWKFDPVSNSWTQVADFEGSARREAAAFVVGQIAYVGSGQDADGLTSDFYAYDHLTNTWSAISDFPGTARRDAVGFAMGGQGYFGTGVDASTYKNDFWAYYPLTDTWLQKADFPGTPRHGSIGFGMFPTAFVGMGEDNTFTYKKDIWEYNYFGDVWTQRANFPGPGRAQAIAVVIEGRAFVGTGYNGTFLDDFYEYVPLLSLDQNNSVEIQLFPNPVVDILTLSGYLNTISAIQVLNEKGQIIERIDIVENSSDLVNIGVNHLPAGIYFVQIISDNQTSSVCKFVKA